The Micromonospora siamensis genome contains the following window.
GCACGCCGACGGCAGCGAGGCGATCTACGGTCACGCCTCGCAGGTCAGCGTGCGCGAGGGCCAGCAGGTCAAGGCGGGCGACCAGCTCGGGCTGGTGGGCAACACCGGCCACTCCTACGGCTCGCACCTGCACCTGGAGGTCCACGTCAAGGGCCAGCCACTGGACCCGGTGCCGTGGCTCGCCGAGCGCGGAGTGGACATCAAGCTCCAGGTGGAGGCAATCTACAGCGAGGTAGCCGCGTCCTGACGCTGCGTACCGCCCGTTGACCGCCCGGATCGATCGATCCGGGCGGTTTTTCGTCGCGGTCGCCGGTCGCATGTCTGCCGGGTCACAGCCGGCGATGTGGTCGACGCCACCGACGGCCAAGATCACTTATCCGGCCGAACCGTCCAGTGAGGCAGAAAGTCGGGCAGCGGGCTGTCGCGTCCCCGGCTTCGCCCCGGGACCCCTACCCGCCGGTCACCTTTCGCACACCAGTATTTGCGGGGTCAAGTGCCCCGAGAATCTGCGAAGGTCCCCGTGCAGGAAGACAGCAACAGCCGCGACGACACACGTATCGCCCCCGCCCGCCACCGGCTACGGCGGCGCGGGCGTGGCCTGGTCGTCGGCGCGGTCGCCCTGGTCGCCGTGGGCGTCACCGGGGTGTCGGCCGCCACCCTGAGCCGCCACGACTCCCCGGAACCCGCCGTGGTCTCGCTGGACGCGCAGGCCCGCGCCGAGGCCGCCGGCCGGGCCGACCGGTCCACCCGCGAGTCGGCCGCGCCGGCCAGCCCGTCCGCCACCACCGCGCCGAGCCCGGCCGCCACCACCGCCAGCCCTTCGGCCCGCCCCACCCGTACCGCCACCACGAAACCCCGGCCGAAGCCGAAGCCCACCCCCACGGCCACCGCCACCGTCAAGCGCACGGCCAAGCCGAAGCCCAGCTGGGTCGTCCCGATGAAGGGCGCCGAGATCACCTCCTGCTACGGGCAGCGGTGGGGCACCCTGCACGCCGGCATCGACTTCGCGATGCCCGCCGGCACCCCGATCCACGCCGCTGCCGCCGGCACCGTGGTCAAGGCCGGCGACGCCGGCGACGGGTACGGCAACTCGGTCTTCATCGACCACGGCAACGGCTACCTGACCCACTACGCGCACCAGAGCAGCCTCGAGGTGAGCGTGGGCGACAAGGTCGCCGCCGGTGAGGTGATCGGCTACGAGGGGGCCACCGGCGACGCCACCGGCCCCCACCTGCACTTCGAGGTGCACCAGGGCCAGATGTGGAACCAGATCGACCCGGCGCCGTTCCTGCGCGCCCGGGGCATCGACGTGGCCTGCTGACACCACCCGCACGGCAGAGGGCCCGGCCGCCGGCATGTCGCCGACGACCGGGCCCTCGCCCCGTTCAGATCTTCTCGACCGGAGCGTGCCGGAGCACCAGCCACATCGTCTGGTCGCCGAAGTCGATCTGCGCCCGCGCGCCCGGGCCGTGCCCCTCCACCGCGAGCACCCGGCCGAGGCCGTACCGCTGGTGGTTGACCCGGTCCCCGGCGGCGACCTTCGGGGCCTGCGGCAGCTCGCTGGCGGTGGCCAGCCGGCTGCCGTCGACGCCGAGCTTGCGCGCCAGCTCCGCCGCCTTGGGGGTGCCCCCGGCGAAGCCGCCGCGCGGCGCGCGGTCCGCGCGGCCACCGACGCCGCCGCCCCCGCCGGCCCACGAGGTGTACGACCCCTCGGTGCGCTCCCAGCGCACCAGCTCCGTCGGCAGCTCCTCCAGGAACCGGGACGGAGGGTTGTAGGCCGGCTGCCCCCAGGCCGAACGGGTGACCGCCCGGGACAGGTAGAGCCGTTCCCGGGCCCGGGTGATGCCGACATAGGCCAGCCGGCGCTCCTCCTCCAGCTCGCGGGTGTCGCCCAGCGACCGCAGGTGCGGGAAGACCCCGTCCTCCAGGCCGGTCAGGAAGACCACCGGGAACTCCAGGCCCTTGGCGGTGTGCAGCGTCATCAGGGTGACCACGCCCTGGTGGTCGGGATCGTCGGAGGGGATCTGGTCGGCGTCGGCGACCAGCGCCACCTGCTCCAGGAAGCCGGCCAGGGTGGCGCGCTCCCCGTCGGCGCCCAGCGCCTCGATCCGCTCGGTGTACTCCCGGGCGACGCTGACCAGCTCCTGGAGGTTGTCCACCCGGCCGGCGTCCTGCGGGTCGAGGCTCTCCTCCAGCTCGGTGAGGTAGCCCGAGCGGGTCAGCAGCGCCTCCAGCACCTCCTCCGGGGTGCCGGTCTCGGCGAGCTCCCGGGCGCCGTCGAGCAGCGCCACGAAGTCCGCGATGCCGTTGGCCGCCCGGGTGGAGATGCCCGGCGCGTCCCTGGCCCGGCGCAGCGCGGCGCCGAAGGAGACCCGGTCCCGGCTGGAGAGCGCCTCGACGCAGGCCTCGGCCCGGTCGCCGATGCCCCGGCGCGGGGTGTTCAGGATCCGGCGCAGGCTGACCGTGTCGTCGTCGTTGACCACGGCGCGCAGGTAGGCCAGCGCGTCGCGGACCTCCTTGCGCTCGTAGAAGCGCACCCCGCCGACCACCTTGTAGGGCAGGCCGACCCGGATGAACACCTCCTCGAAGACCCGGGACTGGGCGTTGGTGCGGTAGAAGACCGCCACGTCGCCGGGGCGGGTCTCGTCGGCGTCGACCAGCCGGTCGATCTCCCGGCCCACCCAGTCCGCCTCGGCGTGCTCGGTGTCGGCGACGTAGCCCACGATCCGCTCGCCGGCCCCGGCGTCGCTCCACAGCCGCTTCGGCTTCCGGGAGGTGTTCCGGTCGATCACGGCGTTGGCGGCGTTGAGGATGGTCTGGGTGGAGCGGTAGTTCTGCTCCAGCAGGATCGTGCGGGCGTCGGTGAAGTCCCGCTCGAACTCCAGGATGTTGCGGATCGTCGCGCCGCGGAACGCGTAGATCGACTGGTCGGCGTCGCCGACCACGCAGAGCTCCGCCGGTGCCAGCCCCTCGGTGCCGGCGACCAGCTCCTTGATCAGCGTGTACTGCGCGTGGTTGGTGTCCTGGTATTCGTCCACCAGCACGTGCCGGAACCGGCGGCGGTAGGTCTCGGCGACGTGCGGGTGCGACTGGAGCAGGTGCACGGTCGTCATGATCAGATCGTCGAAGTCCAGCGCGTGCGCCTCGCGCAGCCGCCGCTGGTAGAGCGTGTACGCCTCGGCGAGCGCCCGCTCGTTGGGGCCCTTCGCCCCGGCGGCGAACGTCTCCGGGTCGGTCAGCTCGTTCTTCAGGTTGGAGACCTGCGCGGCCAGCCCCCGGGCCGGGTAGCGCTTGGGGTCCAGGTCCAGCTCGCGGGTCACCATCTGCATCAGTCGGCGGGAGTCGTCCGCGTCGTAGATCGAGAAGGTCGACTTCAACCCGGCGTGCTCGTGCTCGGCGCGCAGGATCCGCACGCAGGCGGAGTGGAACGTCGACACCCACATCAGCCGGGCGCGCGGGCCGACCAGGTTGGCCACCCGCTCCTTCATCTCACCGGCGGCCTTGTTGGTGAAGGTGATCGCGATGATCTCGCCGGGGTGCACGTCCCGGGCGGCGAGCAGGTAGGCGATCCGGTGGGTCAGCACCCGGGTCTTGCCGGAGCCGGCGCCGGCCACGATCAGCAGCGGGGAGCCGGAGTGGGTCACCGCGTCCCGCTGGGGCCCGTTGAGGCCCTCGACCAGCTGCTGCGGGTCGAGGTGGCCGCGGGCGGGCCCGGGCCGGTGCGGCGCGGGGCGGGCGGGCTCGGGCGCGGACGGGGACGCGGGGATGTCGAAGAGAGGATGCATCGCACGGCGAGTCTATGCCGCCGGCCGGACACTTCCCGTCCGCGTACGCGCCGGGGAGATGTAGCCGTCATCCCACTGGTTGGCGGAATCCTTGCGAGGCCCGCGGAGCAGCCGGCATACTCGACGACGTGTTCGGTCAGCGCTTCTACTTTTACTACGGCACCGGGAGTCCGGCAGCCGTGGGTCGCGCCTGATCAACCAGACCTACGAAAAGCCCCGGGCTCGAGGAGCCCGGGGCTTTTTCGTCCCGGTTCCCGGCACCGGGCCCGATCTCGGCGAGGAGTACGGCGATGATGGCAGATGTGATGCAGTCGGACGGCGCGCAGCGGGCGGCCGGTGACCGGCCCGACGCGGTGGACGGCGGCGCAGGCGACGACCGGCCGGCCGGCACCGGCACCGGCACCGGCACCGAGGATTCGGCGGCCGCCGCCCGGATCGTCGCCATCCGGGAGCGGATCGACGAGATCGACCGCACGATGATCGACCTCTGGCAGGAGCGGGCCGCCCTCTCCCAGCAGGTGGGGGCCACCCGGATCGCCTCCGGCGGCACCCGGCTCGTGCTCTCCCGCGAGCGGCAGATCCTGGAGCGGTTCCGCGAGGCCCTGGGCGCCGACGGCACCCAACTGGCCCTGCTGCTGCTGCGGGCCGGCCGCGGACCGCTGTGAGGCGTACCGTCCGCACCGGGAGCCGGGCGGCACGCCCGGTCCACCCGACGGGCGGCGTACCCCTGGCAGCCGGCGCGGGCGGGCGGCCGGGACCGGCGGGCGGACGTCGCCGGCCGACGGCCCGGGCCGGGATACGCCGAACCGCCCGTCGGCGTCGTGCTGACGCGGGCGGGCGGTTCGGCGAGGGTCACCCCTCGTAGCTGCCGACGATCTCCCGCTTCTCAGCGAAGTGGCAGGCGCTCGGGTGGTCCGAGCCCGGCCGGATCTCCAGCAGCGGCGCCTCCTGGGCACAGACATCCTGCGCCTTCCAGCACCGGGTGCGGAAGCGGCAGCCCGACGGCGGGCTGATCGGCGAGGGGACGTCACCGGTGAGCCGGATGATCGACTTGCTCTCCCGCAGGGTCGGGTCCGGCACCGGCACCGCCGAGAGCAGCGCCTGGGTGTACGGGTGGGTCGGCCGCTCGTAGATCTCGTCCTCGGTGCCGATCTCCACCATCTTGCCCAGGTACATCACCGCGACCCGGTCGGAGAGGTGGCGCACGACCGACAGGTCGTGGGCGATGAACACGTACGACAGGCCGAACTCCTTCTGGAGCTGCTCCAGCAGGTTCATCACCTGCGCCTGGATCGACACGTCGAGCGCGGAGACCGGCTCGTCGCAGACGATCACCTCGGGCCGCAGGGCCAGCGCCCGGGCGATGCCGATGCGCTGCCGCTGCCCGCCGGAGAACTGGTGCGGGTAGCGGTTGATGTGCTCCGGGTTCAGGCCGACCAGGTCGAGCAGTTCCTTGACCTTGTCCCGGCGGCTGCCCTTGGGGGCGACGTCGGGGTGGATCTCGAACGGCTCGCCGATCAGGTCACCGACCGTCATCCGCGGGTTCAGCGAGGTGTACGGGTCCTGCATGACCAGCTGGATCTGCCGGCGCAGTCGACGCAGCGCGCCGCCGGACAGCCGGGAGATGTCCTGGCCCTTGTAGAGCACGCTGCCGGCGGTCGGCTTCTCCAGGTTCATCAGGACCCGGGCCAGCGTCGACTTGCCGCAGCCGGACTCACCCACCACGCCGAGCGTCTCACCGGTCTTCAGCTCGAAGGAGACGCCGTCGACCGCCTTCACGTGACCGATGGTCTTCTTGAACACCACCCCGCTGGTGACGGGGTAGTGCTTGACCAGGTCACGGACCTCGATGATGTTCTCAGTCACGGTTCACGAGCTCCTCGGCGAAGTGGCACGCACTGGCCCGACCGGCGCCGACCTGCAGCAGCGGCGGCACCTTCTCCGTGCACACCGGCTGGGCCATCGGGCAGCGCGGGTTGAACGGGCAGCCCGTCGGGATGTTCATCAGGTTCGGCGGCAGGCCCTTGATCGTACGCAGCTCCTGGCCCCGCTCGTCCATCCGCGGGATCGAGTTGAGCAGGCCGAGCGTGTACGGGTGCGCCGGCTTGCGGTACAGCTCGAACACGTCGGCTTCCTCGACGATCCGGCCGGCGTACATGACCGCGATCCGGTCCGCGACGTCGGCGACCACGCCGAGGTCGTGGGTGATCAGGATCATGCCCATCTGCCGCTCCCGCTGAAGCTCACCGAGCAGGTCCATGATCTGGGCCTGCACGGTCACGTCCAGCGCGGTGGTCGGCTCGTCCGCGATCAGCACCTCGGGGTCGAGCGCCAGCGACATCGCGATCATCGCGCGCTGCCGCATACCGCCGGAGAACTGGTGCGGGTAGTTGCTGTACCGACCCTTGGCGTTCGGGATCTTCACCTGGTCGAGCATCTCGATCGCGCGCTTCTTGGCGTCCGCGCGGCTCATGCCGCGGCGGATGCGGAACTGCTCGGCGATCTGGAAACCGACGGTGAAAACCGGGTTGAGGGCGGAGAGCGAGTCCTGGAAGATCATGGCGATGCCCTCGCCACGGATCCGCCGCCGCTCCTCGGAGGACATCTTGAGCATGTCCTTGCCGTGGAAGCGGACCTGGCCGTTGGTGACGAACCCCGGCGGGGTGTCCAGGATGCCCATGATGGTCTGGGCCGTCACGCTCTTGCCGGAGCCGGACTCGCCGAGCACGGCGAGGGTCTCCCCCGCGTCGACGTGGTACGTGACCCCGTTGATGACCTTGGCGACGCCGTCCCGGGTACGGAACTCGACCCGCAGGTCTTCCACCTCGAGCAGCCGACCCGACGGGCGGCCGGATCCGTCGGCGCCCGGTGCGGACTGCTCGGACACGAGAATGTCGGACACTTCAGTCTCCCCTATCGGAGCTTCGGGTCGAGGGCCTCGCGGACCGCTTCACCGAGCATCACGAAGCTCAGCACGGCGAGAACGAGGAACAGCGAGGGGAAGAACAGCAGGGACGGCGAGACCCGGATGAAGCTCTGCGACTCGCTGATCATGATGCCCCAGGAGACCACCGGGCTCTTCAGGCCGACGCCCAGGAAGGAGAGCGTCGCCTCGGCGCCGATGAAGGAGCCGACCATGATCGTGCCGTAGACCAGCAGTGGCGCCAGGCAGTTCGGCAGCAGGTGCTTGAGGATGATCCGGCCGGTGCCGGCGCCGAGCGCCCGGGCGGCGACGATGTAGTCCGCCTCCTTGGTGGCGAGCACCGAGGAACGCATCAGCCGCATCACGACCGGCCAGCTCAGCACGATCAGGGAGGCGGTGACCAGCCCCATGATCTTCCACTGGCTGTTGCTGGTGCCGGAGCCGTTGAAGGTGGTCAGGATGACGATCGCGCCGAGCACGAACGGCAGGCCGAAGAAGACGTCGGCGACCCGGCTCAGCACCGCGTCGACCCAGCCGCCGCGGTAACCGGCGATGATGCCCATCGTCCCGCCGACCAGCAGGGTGCCGAGCACGGAGAGCACCGAGACCACGATCGACGCGCGGGCGCCGTAGATCACCCGGGCGTACACGTCGCGACCCTGGAAGTCGTAGCCGAACCAGGCGTCCCCGGAGGGCTTGACCAGGCTCCGGTCCAGCGAGCCGTTGACCGCGTCACCCGAGGTGAACAGCTGCGGGAAGGCGGCCATCAGCAGGAAGACCAGGATGAAGAAGGCCGAGATCCAGAACAGCGGCTTGCGGCGCAGGTCGAGCCAGGCGTCGCCGAGGAGGCCGCGCACCTTCTGCTGGCGGGTGTTCTCCACAAGCTCGGGCTCGCCCGGCGGGACGGCACCGGCCGGCTGCTCGGCTCGGGGCGGGCTGGCGATCGAAGCGGCGTTCGGGTCACTCATAACGGATCCTCGGGTCCAGGGCGGCGTAGAGCAGGTCCACCAGCAGGTTCATCAGCAGGTAGACGAGCACCAGGACCACCACGATGGAGACAACGGTAGCGCTCTCCTTGGTGACGATCGCGCGGTAGACCTGCCGGCCGATGCCGTTGATGCCGAAGATGCCCTCGGTCACGATCGCGCCGCCCATCAGGGCGCCGAGGTCGGTGCCGAGCAGGGTCACCACGGGGATCAGCGAGTTGCGTAGCAGGTGCACACCGACGACCCGCCGCATGGGCAGGCCCTTGGCGATCGCGGTGCGGACGTAGTCGGCGCGCCGGTTCTCGGCGATGCTCGTACGGGCCACCCGGGCGATGTACGCCATCGAGGCGCTACCGAGCACGAAGCCGGGCACCAGCAGTTCGGTGATCCGCATCTCACTGGAGACGGTGGGGGTCACGATGCCCCACTTCACGCCGAGCAGCCACTGGAGCACGAAGGCGATGACGAAGATCGGCAGCGCCAGGAGGAAGAGCGTGGACACCAGGACCAGGTTGTCCAGGAAGCCGTTGCGGCGCAGGCCGGTCAGCACGCCGGCGCCGAGGCCGATGACGGCCTCGATCAGCAGGGCGACCACGGCCAGCTTCAGCGTGTTGGGGTACGACGTCATGATGATGTCGTTGATCGACCGGCCGCCGAACGTCTGCCCGAAGTCCCCCTGGAACAGGTTCTTCATGTAGGTGGCGTACTGCACGAAGATCGACTGGTCGAGCTGGTACTTGTCGGTCATGAAGTCGACGTACTGCTGCGGGCAGCGTCGTTCGCCGCACTTGCCGGCGAACGGGTCACCCGGCACCGACCAGACGAGCCAGTAGATCAAGAACGTCGTGCCGATGAAGACCGGCACGAGTTGCAGTAGCCGTCTCAACAGATAACGGCCCATGGGGTGGTCCTCCTGACAGGGGGCGCGTCGGGCGGCCGACACGGGGGTGGCGACAAACGCGAGGGGAGCCATCTCGCGGAACGCGAGGGAAGCTACACCCTCTCGTGGAACGGCCCCAGGTCGGGCTCACCGGAGGTGGTGAGCCCGACCCGGGGGTCATGCCGTGTGGATCAGAGCTCGATCGAGGTGATGTCCGCCTCGCCGACGTTGTTCAGCTCCATCTTCTTGATCTTCTCCGAGTGGCCGGACTGCTGGCCGTAGAAGTAGATCGGGATGGACGGAACCTTCTGGTCGACGATCGCGACGGCCTCGGCGAACTTCTCGTGCGAAGCCTCCAGGCTCGGCGCGGCGGAGGCCTCCTTGGCCAGGGCGTCGACCTGCGGGTCGCTGAACTTGCCGTCGTTCGAGGAACCGCCGGTCACGAAGAGCGGGTTGACCCAGTTCTCCACGTCCGGGTAGTCCTGCTGCCAGGCCGCGCGGTACGGGCCCTTCATCTTGTACGCGTTGATGTTCTGGCGGAACACCGCGAAGGTCGGCACACCCTCGGCGCGGGCGTTGATGCCCAGGTTGGTCTTGACCTGCTGCGCGACCGCGTCCATCCACTCCTTGTGGCTGGAGTCGGCGTTGTAGTAGAAGACCATCTCACCCTGGAAGCCACCGGCCTCGGTGAGGAGCTGCTTGGCCTGCGTCGGGTCGAACTTGCAGACGGTGCAGTTGCCCGGCTTGGCGCCCGGGGTCAGCGGGTTGGCCCAGCTGTCAGCCGGCTTGCGGGTACCGAAGAAGATCTTCTCGGAGATCTCCTGCCGGTTGATCGACAGCGAGACGGCCTTGCGCAGCTTCTCGTTGGTGAAGCGCTTGTCGTACAGCGGGAACGCGATGAACGCGGTCGACGGCGTGACGGTGTTCATGGCGCGGTCGCCCAGGTCGGACTTCCACTTCTCACCGGCCAGCGCGGAGGTCGGGATCGTCTCCAGGAAGTCCAGGTTGCCGGAGAGCAGGTCGTTGTAGGCCGCCCCCTCGTCCTGGTAGATCTTGACGGTGACGTCCTTGATCTTCATCTTGTCGCGCAGGTTGTAGTCGTCGAACTTGGTCAGCTTGATCGCGACGTCGTCTTCCCACGACACGAACTTGACCGGGCCGTTACCGATCGGCTTCTTGCCGAAGTCCTCGGGCTTCTGGCTGAAGAAGGCGTCCGGCAGCGGCATGAAGGCGCTGTAGCCCAGCTTGGTCGGGAACACGGCGGTCGGCGCGGAGAGCGTGACCTCGAAGTTCCAGTCGTCGACGACCTTCAGACCGGACATCTTGTCGGTCTTCGGCTCCGGGGCCTTCTTCGGGCCGTCGCCGTCCGGGTCGGCGGTGTTCACGTCGGCGAAGCCGGCGATGTCCGCGAAGAAGCTGGAGTTCGCCGCGCCGTTGGGCGAGTAGGCGGCCCAGTTCCAGGCGTCCACGAAGTTCTTGGCCTTGACGGGGGTCCCGTCGTGGAACTTCGTGTTCTCCTTGATCTTGATCTTGAAGACCTTGGAGTCACTGGTGTCGATCGACTCGGCGACCGCGTTCTGCGGGGCGCCACCGTTGTTCGGGTACTCGACCAGGCCGGTCCACAGCCAGTCGACGACCTTGCCGCCACCGGTCTCGGTGGTGTTCGACGGCACCAGGGGGTTCTCCGGCTGCACGCCGTTGATGACGACCGCGCCGTCAGCGTTGCCGCTGCCGCCCTCGTTGTCACCGCTACCGCCGCTCGAGCAACCGGACGCGATGAGCGCGACTGCCGCGCTCAGCGCAACCGCGCTCGCCCGCTTCGAGACTCTCATTCCGAGGGGCCTCCTCTTTCTGACCTGATGCCGTCGTGGGTTTCACGCACGTCTTGGGGGGTGACACCGCCGGTGGCCCCACGGGGCCGCCGGCTTACCGCAGTGAAATCGGGACACCCCTGATGTACCGATCCGCCGGGCTGCCGCGCCTCCGCGATCGGCACCGCGCAGGGCCGATGGCCACGGAGCCGCGCTCAGGGGCGGGGTCCCATGGCCCTCGGGCCGAACGGGGTGCCTCACCCGGGGGCGAGGTGCTGCAACTGTGACACCAACCGGCCGCTTCCGTGAAGGTGCCGTTATCAAGCCGTTAGTTGGCTGGCACGTTGCCGATACTTGAGAAAAGATCATGAAACATCGCGGTCGCACCGTTCTGAGCAGGTAAGACCTGGCGACGCACCGGGCGAGAGCGGCCGCAGCTGCCGAATTCGGGCAAGCAGGATCCGGTCCGTGCAGGTCAACCGCCCGGAACCGGAATCTGGCCGTCCGACCGACGCCGGGCTCAGCCGTGGGGACCGAGCCGACCTCCAGGCGTACGAGGGCGGAACCGGGCACACGCCGCCACCGGGTCCGGCCGGAGACGACCAGACGCCGTCACACCAGCCGACGGTCGGCCGCCCAGCGGGACAACTCGTACCGGTTCGACATCTGGAGCTTGCGCAGCACGTTCGACACGTGCGTCTCCACCGTCTTGATGGAGATGAAGAGCTCCTTGGCGATCTCCTTGTACGCGTACCCCCGGGCCAGCAGGCGCAGCACCTCGCGCTCCCGGTTGGTGAGCTGGTCCAGCTC
Protein-coding sequences here:
- a CDS encoding M23 family metallopeptidase, producing MQEDSNSRDDTRIAPARHRLRRRGRGLVVGAVALVAVGVTGVSAATLSRHDSPEPAVVSLDAQARAEAAGRADRSTRESAAPASPSATTAPSPAATTASPSARPTRTATTKPRPKPKPTPTATATVKRTAKPKPSWVVPMKGAEITSCYGQRWGTLHAGIDFAMPAGTPIHAAAAGTVVKAGDAGDGYGNSVFIDHGNGYLTHYAHQSSLEVSVGDKVAAGEVIGYEGATGDATGPHLHFEVHQGQMWNQIDPAPFLRARGIDVAC
- the pcrA gene encoding DNA helicase PcrA encodes the protein MHPLFDIPASPSAPEPARPAPHRPGPARGHLDPQQLVEGLNGPQRDAVTHSGSPLLIVAGAGSGKTRVLTHRIAYLLAARDVHPGEIIAITFTNKAAGEMKERVANLVGPRARLMWVSTFHSACVRILRAEHEHAGLKSTFSIYDADDSRRLMQMVTRELDLDPKRYPARGLAAQVSNLKNELTDPETFAAGAKGPNERALAEAYTLYQRRLREAHALDFDDLIMTTVHLLQSHPHVAETYRRRFRHVLVDEYQDTNHAQYTLIKELVAGTEGLAPAELCVVGDADQSIYAFRGATIRNILEFERDFTDARTILLEQNYRSTQTILNAANAVIDRNTSRKPKRLWSDAGAGERIVGYVADTEHAEADWVGREIDRLVDADETRPGDVAVFYRTNAQSRVFEEVFIRVGLPYKVVGGVRFYERKEVRDALAYLRAVVNDDDTVSLRRILNTPRRGIGDRAEACVEALSSRDRVSFGAALRRARDAPGISTRAANGIADFVALLDGARELAETGTPEEVLEALLTRSGYLTELEESLDPQDAGRVDNLQELVSVAREYTERIEALGADGERATLAGFLEQVALVADADQIPSDDPDHQGVVTLMTLHTAKGLEFPVVFLTGLEDGVFPHLRSLGDTRELEEERRLAYVGITRARERLYLSRAVTRSAWGQPAYNPPSRFLEELPTELVRWERTEGSYTSWAGGGGGVGGRADRAPRGGFAGGTPKAAELARKLGVDGSRLATASELPQAPKVAAGDRVNHQRYGLGRVLAVEGHGPGARAQIDFGDQTMWLVLRHAPVEKI
- a CDS encoding chorismate mutase encodes the protein MMADVMQSDGAQRAAGDRPDAVDGGAGDDRPAGTGTGTGTEDSAAAARIVAIRERIDEIDRTMIDLWQERAALSQQVGATRIASGGTRLVLSRERQILERFREALGADGTQLALLLLRAGRGPL
- a CDS encoding ABC transporter ATP-binding protein, with the translated sequence MTENIIEVRDLVKHYPVTSGVVFKKTIGHVKAVDGVSFELKTGETLGVVGESGCGKSTLARVLMNLEKPTAGSVLYKGQDISRLSGGALRRLRRQIQLVMQDPYTSLNPRMTVGDLIGEPFEIHPDVAPKGSRRDKVKELLDLVGLNPEHINRYPHQFSGGQRQRIGIARALALRPEVIVCDEPVSALDVSIQAQVMNLLEQLQKEFGLSYVFIAHDLSVVRHLSDRVAVMYLGKMVEIGTEDEIYERPTHPYTQALLSAVPVPDPTLRESKSIIRLTGDVPSPISPPSGCRFRTRCWKAQDVCAQEAPLLEIRPGSDHPSACHFAEKREIVGSYEG
- a CDS encoding ABC transporter ATP-binding protein, coding for MSEQSAPGADGSGRPSGRLLEVEDLRVEFRTRDGVAKVINGVTYHVDAGETLAVLGESGSGKSVTAQTIMGILDTPPGFVTNGQVRFHGKDMLKMSSEERRRIRGEGIAMIFQDSLSALNPVFTVGFQIAEQFRIRRGMSRADAKKRAIEMLDQVKIPNAKGRYSNYPHQFSGGMRQRAMIAMSLALDPEVLIADEPTTALDVTVQAQIMDLLGELQRERQMGMILITHDLGVVADVADRIAVMYAGRIVEEADVFELYRKPAHPYTLGLLNSIPRMDERGQELRTIKGLPPNLMNIPTGCPFNPRCPMAQPVCTEKVPPLLQVGAGRASACHFAEELVNRD
- a CDS encoding ABC transporter permease, which codes for MSDPNAASIASPPRAEQPAGAVPPGEPELVENTRQQKVRGLLGDAWLDLRRKPLFWISAFFILVFLLMAAFPQLFTSGDAVNGSLDRSLVKPSGDAWFGYDFQGRDVYARVIYGARASIVVSVLSVLGTLLVGGTMGIIAGYRGGWVDAVLSRVADVFFGLPFVLGAIVILTTFNGSGTSNSQWKIMGLVTASLIVLSWPVVMRLMRSSVLATKEADYIVAARALGAGTGRIILKHLLPNCLAPLLVYGTIMVGSFIGAEATLSFLGVGLKSPVVSWGIMISESQSFIRVSPSLLFFPSLFLVLAVLSFVMLGEAVREALDPKLR
- a CDS encoding ABC transporter permease, which codes for MGRYLLRRLLQLVPVFIGTTFLIYWLVWSVPGDPFAGKCGERRCPQQYVDFMTDKYQLDQSIFVQYATYMKNLFQGDFGQTFGGRSINDIIMTSYPNTLKLAVVALLIEAVIGLGAGVLTGLRRNGFLDNLVLVSTLFLLALPIFVIAFVLQWLLGVKWGIVTPTVSSEMRITELLVPGFVLGSASMAYIARVARTSIAENRRADYVRTAIAKGLPMRRVVGVHLLRNSLIPVVTLLGTDLGALMGGAIVTEGIFGINGIGRQVYRAIVTKESATVVSIVVVLVLVYLLMNLLVDLLYAALDPRIRYE
- a CDS encoding peptide ABC transporter substrate-binding protein — translated: MRVSKRASAVALSAAVALIASGCSSGGSGDNEGGSGNADGAVVINGVQPENPLVPSNTTETGGGKVVDWLWTGLVEYPNNGGAPQNAVAESIDTSDSKVFKIKIKENTKFHDGTPVKAKNFVDAWNWAAYSPNGAANSSFFADIAGFADVNTADPDGDGPKKAPEPKTDKMSGLKVVDDWNFEVTLSAPTAVFPTKLGYSAFMPLPDAFFSQKPEDFGKKPIGNGPVKFVSWEDDVAIKLTKFDDYNLRDKMKIKDVTVKIYQDEGAAYNDLLSGNLDFLETIPTSALAGEKWKSDLGDRAMNTVTPSTAFIAFPLYDKRFTNEKLRKAVSLSINRQEISEKIFFGTRKPADSWANPLTPGAKPGNCTVCKFDPTQAKQLLTEAGGFQGEMVFYYNADSSHKEWMDAVAQQVKTNLGINARAEGVPTFAVFRQNINAYKMKGPYRAAWQQDYPDVENWVNPLFVTGGSSNDGKFSDPQVDALAKEASAAPSLEASHEKFAEAVAIVDQKVPSIPIYFYGQQSGHSEKIKKMELNNVGEADITSIEL